A region of Massilia sp. WG5 DNA encodes the following proteins:
- the fliQ gene encoding flagellar biosynthesis protein FliQ has protein sequence MTPESVIAMGRTAMEVTLMVSAPLLLVALIIGLVVSIFQAATQINEQTLSFIPKLVGVFVALVLAGPWMLTVMTDYMRSVFTGIPGLIG, from the coding sequence ATGACTCCGGAAAGCGTCATCGCGATGGGCCGCACGGCCATGGAAGTCACCCTGATGGTGTCGGCGCCGCTGCTGCTGGTGGCCCTGATCATCGGCCTGGTGGTCAGCATCTTCCAGGCCGCCACCCAGATCAACGAGCAGACCCTGTCCTTCATCCCCAAGCTGGTCGGCGTGTTCGTCGCGCTGGTGCTGGCCGGCCCGTGGATGCTGACCGTGATGACCGACTACATGCGAAGCGTATTCACCGGGATCCCCGGATTGATCGGTTGA
- the fliM gene encoding flagellar motor switch protein FliM, protein MADNFLSQEEVDALLKGVNGDQDDVATPEDTSGVRTYNLATQERIVRGRMPTLEIINERFARYLRVGLFNFLRRSAEVSVGSVRVSKYSEFIRNLVVPTNLNLIHMKPLRGTALMVFDPGLVFLLVDNLFGGDGRFHTRVEGRDFTQTEQRIIMRILDVVFDAYTKSWEPVHPIEFEYIRSEMNTQFANIATPNEVVVSCTFTIELGSVSGQIHFCMPYSMIEPIRDALTSSIQGEALEVDKRWIRLLTQQIQVAEVELVAMLGHGKANFDEILNMKVGDVIPISVPEVIQATVDGVPVMDCSYGVSNGQYALKVERLIANSETFHKDGALPGSAGAVQA, encoded by the coding sequence ATGGCTGATAATTTTCTCTCACAGGAAGAAGTCGATGCCCTCCTCAAGGGGGTCAACGGCGATCAGGACGATGTCGCGACGCCTGAAGACACCTCGGGAGTCCGCACCTATAACCTGGCAACGCAGGAGCGGATCGTCCGCGGCCGCATGCCGACGCTCGAGATCATCAACGAGCGTTTCGCCAGGTATCTGCGGGTCGGCCTGTTCAACTTCTTGCGCCGCAGCGCCGAGGTCTCGGTCGGCTCGGTGCGCGTCTCCAAGTACAGCGAATTCATCCGCAACCTGGTGGTGCCGACCAACCTGAACCTGATCCACATGAAGCCGCTGCGCGGCACCGCGCTGATGGTGTTCGATCCGGGCCTGGTGTTCCTGCTGGTCGACAACCTGTTCGGCGGCGACGGCCGTTTCCACACCCGCGTGGAAGGCCGCGACTTTACCCAGACCGAGCAGCGCATCATCATGCGCATCCTCGATGTCGTGTTCGATGCCTATACCAAGTCCTGGGAACCGGTCCACCCGATCGAATTCGAGTACATCCGGTCGGAGATGAACACGCAGTTCGCGAACATCGCCACCCCGAACGAAGTCGTGGTATCTTGCACCTTCACCATCGAGCTCGGTTCGGTGTCGGGCCAGATCCATTTCTGCATGCCCTATTCGATGATCGAGCCGATCCGCGATGCGCTGACCTCCAGCATCCAGGGCGAGGCCCTGGAAGTGGACAAGCGCTGGATCCGCCTGCTGACGCAGCAGATCCAGGTGGCGGAAGTGGAACTGGTGGCCATGCTGGGCCACGGCAAGGCGAACTTCGACGAAATCCTGAACATGAAGGTCGGCGACGTGATCCCGATCTCGGTCCCGGAAGTCATCCAGGCCACCGTCGACGGCGTGCCCGTGATGGACTGCAGCTACGGCGTCTCGAACGGACAGTACGCGCTCAAAGTCGAACGGCTCATCGCCAATAGTGAAACCTTCCATAAAGACGGCGCCCTGCCTGGCAGCGCGGGCGCCGTGCAAGCGTAA
- a CDS encoding ABC transporter ATP-binding protein/permease: protein MAKPYWLGEERKKAWLLLLLLIVLMLVDTRLAVMLNDQSGEMTSALAAKDGGRFWTSVRACLFILAFAVPTYAFYYYMRDVFANQWRRWLTGRFLDGYLKGRKYYELGSDSEIDNPDQRISEDINTFTGRSINFLLIFLGSLMQLVAFSAVLWSISHLLVGVLAVYALLGTVVALWVFGTPLIHLNFWQLRREADFRFSLMRVRENAESIAFYRGEAQERAHIDRKLDKVINNFARLIRKQRSLNFFQRSFSQLTLVLPGVILANGVLSGELEVGRAIQATGAFTAVLGAVGVIVDNFESLSRFVAGIDRLKALSNLVLPEAASADATGGAQARIQTRPGQHLALESLTLHPPQSDRVLIKELSLSLEAGDALLITGDSGCGKSSLLRAIAGLWHDGSGTIHHPPLEDFFFLPQQPYLQQGTLRSQLIYPSADSSLSDEQLLEILEQVHLPNLAGRVGGLDAVRDWDKLLSVGEQQRLAFGRVLVHKPEIVILDEATSALDSGNEASLYSRLRASGTTLISIAHRPAVLRHHTHVLHLMGDGAWEVHDAGTYEFDEAPAEAPVSVSVSAPQPAVGRPRTDAFAESDRTRDACTCIPLP from the coding sequence GTGGCGAAGCCGTACTGGCTGGGGGAGGAGCGGAAGAAGGCCTGGCTCCTGCTGCTGCTCCTGATCGTGCTGATGCTGGTCGACACCCGGCTGGCCGTCATGCTGAACGACCAGTCGGGCGAAATGACCTCGGCGCTGGCGGCCAAGGATGGCGGCCGCTTCTGGACATCGGTGCGGGCCTGCCTGTTCATCCTGGCGTTCGCGGTCCCGACCTACGCGTTCTACTACTACATGCGCGATGTCTTCGCCAACCAGTGGCGGCGCTGGCTGACCGGCCGTTTCCTCGACGGCTACCTGAAAGGGCGCAAGTACTACGAACTCGGGTCCGACAGCGAAATCGACAACCCCGACCAGCGCATCAGCGAAGACATCAATACCTTCACCGGCCGGTCCATCAACTTCCTGCTGATCTTCCTGGGCTCGCTCATGCAGCTGGTGGCCTTCAGCGCCGTGCTGTGGTCGATATCCCACCTGCTGGTCGGCGTGCTGGCGGTGTACGCGCTGCTGGGCACCGTCGTCGCCCTCTGGGTATTCGGTACGCCGCTGATCCACCTGAATTTCTGGCAGCTGCGGCGCGAGGCGGATTTCCGCTTCAGCCTGATGCGCGTGCGTGAAAATGCCGAGTCGATCGCGTTCTACCGCGGCGAAGCGCAGGAGCGCGCGCACATCGACAGGAAGCTCGACAAGGTCATCAATAACTTCGCCAGGCTGATCCGGAAACAGCGCTCCCTGAACTTCTTCCAGCGCAGCTTCAGCCAGCTGACCCTGGTGCTGCCGGGCGTGATCCTGGCGAATGGCGTCCTGTCGGGCGAGCTCGAAGTGGGGCGGGCGATCCAGGCGACCGGCGCCTTTACCGCGGTGCTCGGCGCGGTGGGCGTGATCGTCGATAACTTCGAGAGCCTGAGCCGCTTCGTCGCCGGCATCGACCGCCTGAAGGCGCTGTCCAACCTGGTCCTGCCGGAGGCGGCGTCCGCGGACGCGACCGGGGGCGCGCAAGCGCGCATCCAGACCCGTCCGGGCCAGCATCTGGCGCTGGAATCCCTGACCCTGCATCCGCCGCAATCCGACCGGGTGCTCATCAAGGAACTGAGCCTGAGCCTGGAAGCGGGCGATGCGCTGCTCATCACCGGCGACAGCGGCTGCGGCAAAAGCTCGTTGCTGCGGGCGATCGCCGGCCTGTGGCATGACGGCAGCGGCACCATCCATCATCCGCCGCTGGAGGATTTCTTCTTCCTGCCCCAGCAGCCCTACCTGCAGCAGGGCACGCTGCGCAGCCAGCTCATCTACCCCAGCGCGGATTCATCCCTGAGCGACGAGCAGCTGCTGGAGATCCTGGAGCAGGTGCACCTGCCGAACCTGGCCGGGCGTGTGGGTGGCCTGGACGCCGTGCGCGACTGGGACAAGCTGTTGTCGGTGGGCGAGCAGCAGCGCCTGGCCTTCGGCCGCGTGCTGGTGCACAAGCCGGAGATCGTCATCCTGGACGAAGCCACCAGCGCGCTCGACAGCGGCAACGAAGCCTCGCTCTACAGCCGCCTGCGCGCCAGCGGCACCACCCTGATCAGCATCGCCCACCGCCCCGCGGTGCTGCGCCACCACACCCACGTGCTGCACCTGATGGGCGACGGCGCATGGGAGGTCCATGACGCCGGCACCTATGAATTCGACGAAGCCCCCGCCGAAGCGCCCGTCAGCGTCAGCGTCAGCGCACCGCAACCGGCCGTTGGACGACCACGTACAGATGCTTTTGCGGAGTCTGATCGAACTCGAGATGCCTGCACATGCATCCCGCTTCCCTGA
- a CDS encoding PH domain-containing protein, whose amino-acid sequence MTSDPIVIRARFNPLIKPFLVMKIGISMMCTVVGIPLAIVWFLGVGRWWAQHYFDRLECQLGERHIRFRKGILVTTEKTIPLENIQDVTFVEGPILRHFNLSTLKFETAGHSAGQASDMHLTGIIDAQAFRAQIMRAREALRHPQQGGKEDEQMVVLRAIESKLGELVELLRARH is encoded by the coding sequence ATGACATCCGATCCCATCGTCATTCGCGCGCGATTCAATCCGCTGATCAAACCCTTCCTGGTCATGAAAATTGGCATCAGCATGATGTGCACGGTGGTCGGCATTCCGCTGGCCATCGTCTGGTTCCTGGGCGTCGGCCGCTGGTGGGCCCAGCATTATTTCGACCGGCTCGAATGCCAGCTGGGCGAGCGCCACATCCGTTTTCGCAAGGGCATCCTGGTGACGACGGAAAAGACCATTCCGCTCGAGAATATCCAGGACGTGACCTTCGTCGAGGGGCCGATCCTGCGGCACTTCAACCTCAGCACCCTGAAATTCGAAACCGCCGGACACAGCGCCGGGCAGGCATCGGACATGCACCTGACCGGCATCATCGATGCCCAGGCCTTCCGCGCGCAGATCATGCGGGCGCGCGAAGCCCTGCGCCATCCGCAGCAGGGCGGCAAGGAGGACGAGCAGATGGTCGTGCTGCGCGCGATCGAGTCGAAGCTGGGCGAGCTCGTGGAGCTGCTGCGCGCGCGGCACTAG
- the fliO gene encoding flagellar biosynthetic protein FliO — translation MTTTARLLTILAITLPLAACAAQPAAHSQDQVGQAGGAAAAPAAAAAAQSSAMPSSTATAPAMAPQPQSSDNARTQTATPAAQPRRSAGAVGAPLAGTSASPAPAASAPATEPSAVPAANAPAMNPASPDAPETTVGGGAANRVPASPAAGPVTMPSGSATGSLLQTLLALIVVLAVLGALAWFLKRYGPKAGGGSANLRVVGALNLGGRERVLVVEVGNQWIVVGASPGRINALATMPKQDGVDTGAGEGHATLAPHGANAAQPANSFADWLKQTIDKRK, via the coding sequence ATGACGACCACCGCCCGCCTGCTGACCATCCTTGCCATTACGCTGCCCCTGGCCGCCTGCGCGGCGCAGCCGGCGGCGCACAGCCAGGACCAGGTCGGCCAGGCGGGCGGCGCCGCCGCGGCGCCCGCTGCTGCAGCGGCCGCGCAGTCTTCTGCCATGCCGTCTTCCACCGCGACGGCGCCGGCGATGGCGCCTCAGCCGCAATCTTCCGATAACGCCCGGACGCAGACCGCCACGCCGGCTGCGCAGCCGCGCCGGTCCGCCGGTGCTGTCGGCGCGCCCCTTGCCGGCACTTCGGCTTCGCCCGCGCCTGCAGCAAGCGCGCCGGCAACGGAGCCGTCTGCCGTCCCCGCCGCGAATGCCCCGGCCATGAACCCGGCCAGCCCCGACGCGCCCGAAACCACGGTCGGCGGCGGCGCCGCGAACCGCGTTCCCGCAAGTCCCGCCGCGGGTCCGGTCACGATGCCCTCCGGCTCGGCCACCGGCAGCCTGCTGCAGACCCTGCTCGCCCTGATCGTGGTGCTGGCCGTGCTCGGCGCCCTGGCCTGGTTCCTGAAGCGCTACGGCCCGAAGGCCGGCGGCGGCAGCGCCAACCTGCGCGTGGTCGGCGCCCTCAACCTCGGCGGGCGCGAACGCGTGCTGGTGGTCGAAGTCGGCAACCAGTGGATCGTGGTGGGCGCCTCGCCCGGCCGCATCAACGCGCTGGCCACCATGCCGAAGCAGGACGGCGTGGACACCGGCGCCGGCGAAGGGCATGCTACCCTTGCTCCGCACGGCGCAAATGCGGCGCAACCCGCGAACAGCTTCGCCGACTGGCTGAAGCAGACCATCGACAAACGTAAGTAA
- the fliP gene encoding flagellar type III secretion system pore protein FliP (The bacterial flagellar biogenesis protein FliP forms a type III secretion system (T3SS)-type pore required for flagellar assembly.) has protein sequence MRKQRILLAAGLIGLSLAAAAAAIAAPAIPAFTTSPAPGGGTAYSLPVQTLLLMTALTFIPAALLMMTSFTRIIIVLSLLRQALGTQTAPPNQVMVGLALFLTLFVMGPTFDRIYTEAYVPLQENRIQMGEAMDKAAAPLKGFMLKQTRQSDLALFVKISRTPALQGPEDVPLRVLIPSFITSELKTAFQIGFAIFIPFLIIDMVVASVLMSMGMMMMSPAVISLPFKLMLFVLVDGWQLLLGSLSQSFN, from the coding sequence ATGCGCAAACAAAGAATCCTGCTGGCGGCGGGCTTGATCGGCCTGTCGCTGGCCGCCGCCGCAGCTGCAATCGCAGCGCCCGCCATCCCCGCCTTCACCACCAGCCCCGCGCCGGGTGGCGGCACCGCGTATTCGCTGCCGGTCCAGACCCTGCTCCTGATGACGGCGCTGACCTTCATCCCGGCGGCGCTGCTGATGATGACGAGTTTTACCCGCATCATCATCGTGCTGTCGCTGCTGCGCCAGGCGCTCGGCACCCAGACCGCGCCGCCGAACCAGGTGATGGTCGGGCTGGCCCTGTTCCTGACCCTGTTCGTGATGGGCCCGACGTTCGACCGCATCTACACCGAAGCCTATGTGCCGCTGCAGGAAAACCGCATCCAGATGGGCGAGGCGATGGACAAGGCCGCCGCGCCCCTGAAGGGCTTCATGCTGAAGCAGACCCGCCAGTCGGACCTGGCGCTGTTCGTGAAGATCTCGCGCACGCCGGCGCTGCAGGGCCCGGAAGACGTGCCGCTGCGGGTGCTGATCCCCTCCTTCATCACGAGCGAACTGAAGACCGCGTTCCAGATCGGCTTCGCGATCTTCATCCCCTTCCTCATCATCGACATGGTGGTCGCGTCGGTGCTGATGTCGATGGGTATGATGATGATGTCGCCGGCGGTGATCTCGCTGCCGTTCAAGCTGATGCTGTTCGTGCTGGTCGACGGCTGGCAGCTGCTGCTGGGTTCCCTGTCTCAAAGTTTCAATTAG
- the flgK gene encoding flagellar hook-associated protein FlgK produces the protein MSLLSIGKSGLYAAQAALATTGNNITNANVAGYSRQAVVQETSISMGGSNGFIGTGTQIAQVKRYSDEFLNAQVRTAQASSSGLDAYAAQVSQIDNLLADTTSGLSPALQDFFSAVQNLTGDRAGVPSRGALLSSADTLAARFQSMNGRLEEIRQGVNTQVTSSVNLVNTYASQIAKLNDQIGKLSAGDSLNLPNDLVDKRDQLIMDLNKQVKATVMPGDNNMLTVSIGNGQPLVVGSNNFQLVAMNSPTDQTRITVGYETGGKLSPLPESALTGGALGGVLEFRTKSLDLAQNSLGRIALGLAQTFNDQHHLGLDANGNPGGDFFTVTPAEVTKNVNNNPTTDTKIVATVSDATKLTTSDYKVQYNGSNYQVIRLSDNQPYDITTNPQVIDGMSYSITGTKVAAGDNFLVRPTINGAAGLKLALSDVSQVAAGAPIATSIPLSNTGTAKISEGSVTQAYLASPLAAGAKIDIKIVSGNLTGLPAGQQVTMTVGGKDQPIPIGDPVPFQDGATYTVAGISFSMSGAPQEGDTFTIAHNTGVGDTRNASLLGDLQSKNILENGSATYQSAYAHVVSAIGNKTREVQVNSEASAAQLDQASKAAENVSGVNLDEEAANLLKYQQAYQAAGKVMQVADTIFNALLQIAQ, from the coding sequence ATGTCCCTCCTTAGCATCGGCAAGTCCGGTTTGTACGCCGCCCAGGCGGCGCTGGCGACGACCGGCAACAACATCACCAACGCGAACGTGGCGGGCTACAGCCGCCAGGCGGTGGTGCAGGAAACGTCGATCTCGATGGGGGGCAGCAATGGATTCATCGGTACCGGCACCCAGATCGCCCAGGTCAAGCGCTATTCGGACGAGTTCCTGAACGCCCAGGTGCGCACCGCCCAGGCGTCGAGCAGCGGGCTGGATGCCTACGCAGCCCAGGTCAGCCAGATCGACAACCTGCTGGCCGACACCACGTCCGGCCTGTCGCCGGCGCTGCAGGACTTCTTCTCGGCGGTGCAGAACCTGACCGGCGACCGCGCCGGCGTGCCCTCGCGCGGCGCGCTGCTGAGCTCGGCCGACACCCTGGCCGCGCGCTTCCAGAGCATGAACGGGCGCCTGGAAGAGATCCGCCAGGGCGTGAACACCCAGGTCACCTCCAGCGTCAACCTGGTCAACACCTATGCCTCGCAGATCGCCAAGCTGAACGACCAGATCGGCAAGCTGTCCGCGGGCGACAGCCTGAACCTGCCGAACGACCTGGTCGACAAGCGCGACCAGCTGATCATGGACCTGAACAAGCAGGTCAAGGCGACTGTCATGCCGGGCGATAACAATATGCTGACGGTCTCGATCGGCAACGGCCAGCCGCTGGTGGTCGGTTCGAACAACTTCCAGCTGGTGGCCATGAACTCGCCGACCGACCAGACCCGCATCACGGTCGGCTACGAGACCGGGGGCAAGCTGTCGCCGCTGCCGGAGAGCGCGCTGACCGGCGGCGCCCTGGGCGGGGTACTGGAATTCCGCACCAAGTCGCTCGACCTGGCCCAGAATTCGCTGGGCCGCATCGCCCTGGGCCTGGCGCAGACCTTCAACGACCAGCACCACCTGGGCCTGGACGCCAACGGCAATCCGGGCGGCGACTTCTTCACGGTGACGCCGGCCGAGGTCACCAAGAACGTCAACAACAACCCGACCACCGATACCAAGATCGTCGCCACCGTGAGCGACGCCACCAAGCTGACCACCAGCGACTACAAGGTCCAGTACAACGGCTCCAACTACCAGGTGATCCGCCTGTCGGATAACCAGCCCTACGATATCACCACCAATCCGCAGGTGATCGACGGCATGTCCTATTCGATCACCGGGACCAAGGTCGCGGCCGGCGATAACTTCCTGGTACGCCCGACCATCAACGGCGCCGCCGGCCTGAAGCTGGCGCTGAGCGACGTCTCGCAGGTCGCGGCCGGCGCGCCGATCGCCACCAGCATCCCGCTGTCCAACACCGGCACCGCCAAGATCAGCGAAGGTTCGGTCACCCAGGCCTACCTGGCCTCGCCGCTGGCCGCCGGCGCCAAGATCGATATCAAGATCGTATCGGGCAATCTGACCGGCCTGCCGGCAGGGCAACAGGTGACGATGACGGTGGGCGGCAAGGACCAGCCCATCCCCATCGGCGACCCGGTCCCGTTCCAGGACGGCGCGACCTATACGGTGGCCGGCATCAGTTTTTCGATGAGCGGCGCGCCGCAGGAAGGCGACACCTTCACCATCGCCCACAACACCGGCGTCGGCGACACCCGCAACGCCAGCCTGCTGGGCGACCTGCAGTCGAAGAACATCCTCGAGAACGGCAGCGCGACCTACCAGTCGGCCTATGCCCACGTCGTCAGCGCGATCGGCAACAAGACCCGCGAAGTGCAGGTCAATTCCGAAGCCAGCGCGGCCCAGCTGGACCAGGCCAGCAAGGCGGCGGAAAACGTCTCGGGCGTGAACCTGGACGAGGAGGCGGCCAACCTGCTGAAGTACCAGCAGGCCTACCAGGCGGCCGGCAAGGTGATGCAGGTGGCGGACACGATCTTCAACGCGCTGCTGCAGATCGCGCAATAA
- the fliN gene encoding flagellar motor switch protein FliN, with product MSDTQDDQSSLDDDWGAAIAEQAAAEAAALANQQQAASAAVFKDFSNKSARPDTPNDIDFILDIPVQLTVELGRTKIAIKNLLQLAQGSVVELDGLAGEPMDVLVNGCLIAQGEVVVVNDKFGIRLTDIITPSERIRKLNK from the coding sequence ATGTCCGATACTCAAGACGACCAGAGCAGCCTCGACGATGATTGGGGCGCCGCGATTGCCGAACAGGCCGCTGCGGAAGCCGCTGCGCTGGCCAACCAGCAGCAGGCTGCCAGCGCCGCCGTGTTCAAGGATTTTTCGAACAAGTCCGCGCGCCCGGACACCCCGAACGATATCGACTTCATCCTCGATATCCCGGTACAGTTGACGGTGGAGCTGGGACGCACCAAGATCGCCATCAAGAACCTGCTGCAGCTCGCGCAGGGCTCGGTGGTGGAACTGGACGGCCTGGCCGGCGAGCCGATGGACGTGCTCGTGAACGGCTGCCTGATCGCCCAGGGCGAGGTGGTGGTCGTGAACGACAAGTTCGGTATCCGCCTCACCGACATCATCACGCCATCCGAGCGCATCCGCAAACTGAATAAATGA
- the fliR gene encoding flagellar biosynthetic protein FliR, producing the protein MISFTTTELYAWIGGLLWPLTRILGLVTAAPVFGNTGVPMLIKLSLGVLLAAIVAPTIPNIPAVDPTSWAGILILGQETLIGVSMGFAMRLVFAAIEFAGEVASSTMGLGFASFFDPATAGRTSAISQFLALVATMAFLAMNAHLVLVQALVESFFTLPISATPMSLAAPLEMVRWGGRIFSAGLQIGMPIIAAMLVTNIALAILTRAAPQLNLFGIGFPITLGAGFLVISLTLPYLGTPLQNLFNQGIEASRRIPRTGGERPGQPRPPAPPASLAPVG; encoded by the coding sequence ATGATCAGCTTTACCACGACCGAGCTGTATGCCTGGATCGGGGGCCTGCTGTGGCCCCTGACGCGCATCCTCGGCCTGGTGACGGCCGCACCGGTGTTCGGCAATACCGGCGTGCCGATGCTGATCAAGCTGAGCCTGGGCGTGCTGCTGGCGGCGATCGTCGCACCGACCATCCCGAACATCCCTGCGGTCGACCCGACCTCCTGGGCCGGCATCCTGATCCTGGGCCAGGAAACCCTGATCGGCGTCTCGATGGGCTTCGCGATGCGCCTGGTGTTCGCCGCCATCGAATTCGCCGGCGAGGTCGCCAGCTCGACCATGGGCCTGGGCTTCGCCTCCTTCTTCGACCCCGCCACGGCCGGCCGCACCTCGGCCATCAGCCAGTTCCTGGCGCTGGTCGCGACCATGGCCTTCCTGGCCATGAACGCCCACCTGGTGCTGGTGCAGGCCCTGGTCGAGAGCTTCTTTACCCTGCCGATCTCGGCCACCCCGATGTCGCTGGCGGCGCCGCTGGAGATGGTGCGCTGGGGCGGCCGCATCTTCTCGGCCGGCCTGCAGATCGGCATGCCGATCATCGCCGCCATGCTGGTCACCAATATCGCGCTTGCCATCCTGACCCGCGCCGCACCGCAGCTGAACCTGTTCGGCATCGGCTTCCCGATCACGCTGGGCGCGGGCTTCCTGGTGATCAGCCTGACCCTGCCCTACCTCGGCACGCCGCTGCAGAACCTGTTCAACCAGGGGATCGAGGCCAGCCGCAGGATCCCACGCACCGGCGGCGAGCGGCCGGGGCAGCCAAGGCCGCCGGCGCCGCCGGCGTCGCTTGCGCCGGTGGGCTGA
- the flgL gene encoding flagellar hook-associated protein FlgL — translation MVLRISTNAIYNAGTTQLNTLQSQMAKTQMQLSTNKRNLTAADDPIATARALEVTQSQSMNTQFGTNRSNANASLSLVDKTLQDVSGQVQDIQTLIVTAGNGGYDASNRAALATELEGRLTDLMGLANTADGTGGYLFSGYASTTQPFSKTATGASYQGDQGQRMLQVGSSRKMAISETGSAIFEAIPTGNGSFTTAAGSNNKGAGIISPGAVVDSSKLTGHDYQITFKVAGTPAVTTYSVTDPSAATPDPTLPTDQPYTEGASIAFAGMSMDIKGAPADGDTFSTAPSAKQSVFTTITNLINTLRAPADGATGKAALANGLASAGANMKNALDNVLTVQASVGARMKELDNLDSTGDDLNVQYQTTLSNLQDLDMVKAISLFSQQQQTLQAAQMSFKTMSGLSLFNYIS, via the coding sequence ATGGTCCTTCGCATCAGCACCAACGCGATCTACAACGCCGGCACCACCCAGCTGAACACGCTGCAGAGCCAGATGGCCAAGACCCAGATGCAGCTGTCGACCAACAAGCGCAACCTGACCGCGGCGGACGATCCGATCGCGACCGCGCGCGCGCTCGAGGTCACGCAGTCGCAGTCGATGAACACGCAGTTCGGCACCAACCGCAGCAATGCGAACGCCTCGCTGTCGCTGGTGGACAAGACGCTGCAGGACGTGAGCGGGCAGGTCCAGGACATCCAGACCCTGATCGTCACCGCCGGCAACGGCGGCTACGACGCCAGCAACCGCGCAGCCCTGGCGACCGAACTCGAAGGTCGCCTGACCGACCTGATGGGCCTGGCCAACACCGCCGACGGCACCGGCGGTTACCTGTTCTCGGGCTACGCCTCGACCACCCAGCCGTTCTCGAAGACCGCGACCGGCGCTTCCTACCAGGGCGACCAGGGCCAGCGCATGCTGCAGGTCGGCTCGTCGCGCAAGATGGCGATCAGCGAAACCGGAAGCGCCATCTTCGAAGCCATCCCGACCGGCAACGGCAGCTTCACGACCGCCGCGGGCAGCAACAACAAGGGCGCGGGCATCATTTCGCCGGGCGCGGTGGTCGACAGCAGTAAATTGACCGGCCACGACTACCAGATCACCTTCAAGGTGGCCGGCACCCCCGCGGTGACCACCTACTCGGTCACCGACCCGTCGGCGGCGACGCCGGACCCGACCCTGCCGACGGACCAGCCTTACACCGAAGGCGCCAGCATCGCCTTCGCCGGCATGTCGATGGACATCAAGGGCGCACCCGCCGATGGCGATACCTTCAGCACCGCGCCGAGCGCGAAGCAGTCGGTGTTCACCACCATCACGAACCTGATCAACACCCTGCGCGCCCCGGCCGATGGCGCGACCGGCAAGGCGGCCCTGGCGAATGGCCTGGCCAGCGCAGGTGCGAACATGAAGAACGCGCTGGACAATGTGCTGACCGTGCAGGCCTCGGTGGGCGCGCGCATGAAGGAACTCGACAACCTCGACAGTACCGGCGACGACCTCAACGTCCAGTACCAGACCACCCTGAGCAACCTGCAGGACCTGGACATGGTGAAGGCGATCTCGCTGTTCTCGCAGCAGCAGCAGACCCTGCAGGCGGCGCAGATGTCCTTCAAGACGATGTCGGGCTTGTCGTTGTTCAATTACATAAGCTAA